One Syngnathoides biaculeatus isolate LvHL_M chromosome 4, ASM1980259v1, whole genome shotgun sequence DNA window includes the following coding sequences:
- the ube3b gene encoding ubiquitin-protein ligase E3B, giving the protein MFGAPQSSKSEFLDKARQAREERKGQKEKERAAILIQALVRRFLFRCRLQKQIRKEVDDYFESAAATSKRNALSIFKIARKLLFIFQLEDKARFEKLCRAILASMEVENEPKVWYVSLALSKDLTIPWLKQIKDVLWTCCQLLKNLKPDILQDNKLVTLYLTMLVTFTDTSTWRIVRGKGEALRPALARICENIMGYLNQKGFYSTLQILLTNGLARSKPALSKGTLTAIFTLSLRPVIAAHFSDNLLRSFLIHIMSVPAVTSHLCVLAPECISSIQTHGLLKKLIVFLSREEQCSDICVCLEGSHTLCLLGNLIHLGFLNERIIEEETSRFVKDLTDMLSYCQRYVSQKKSNLTHWHPVLGWFSQTVDYGLNESMPLVTKQLQYLWGVPVIRTLFSDVLSKKLESQEPSSSPALPSTSQNNLPVKSLFKRAFQKSASVRNILKPVGGKRVDSVEVQKVCSICVLYQTALSTLTQIRLQILTGLTHLDDLLPKLWAFICELGPQGGLKLFMECLNNDTEESKRLLAMLMLFCDCSRHLITILDDIEVYEEQTSFKIEELLTISSFLNTFVYKMIWDGILENAKGEKLELFHSVHGWLMVLYERDCRRRFTLDDHWLRKDLKPSLLFQELEKGKKRAQLLLQYIPHVIPHKNRVLLFRNIVTKEKENLGLVETSSASPHVTHITIRRSRMLEDGYDQLRRLPVNSIKGVIRVKFVNDLGVDEAGIDQDGVFKEFLEEIIKKVFNPALNLFKTTSGDERLYPSPTSYIHENHLQLFEFVGKMLGKAVYEGIVVDVPFASFFLSQVLGHHHSTFYSSIDELPSLDSEFYKNLTSIKRYDGDVGDLGLSLSYDEDVMGELVCHELIPGGKTMPVTNENKFSYIHLMAHFRMHTQIKEQTAAFIRGFRSIINPEWLHMFSTPEVQRLVSGDNAEIDLDDLKKHTVYYGGFHSSHRVIIWLWDILSSDFTAEERAMFLKFVTSCSRPPLLGFAYLKPPFSIRCVEVSDDQDTGDTLGSVLRGFFTIRKKEPGGRLPTSSTCFNLLKLPNYSKKSILRDKLRYAISMNTGFELS; this is encoded by the exons ATGTTTGGTGCGCCTCAAAGTTCGAAGTCTGAATTCCTGGACAAAGCCAGGCAGGCcagagaggagaggaaaggtcagaaggagaaggagagggCGGCAATCCTCATCCAAGCCCTGGTCAGGCGATTTCTATTTCGCTGCAGACTCCAGAAGCAAATAAG GAAAGAGGTTGATGACTATTTTGAATCTGCTGCTGCAACATCCAAAAGAAATGcactttcaatttttaaaattgctcGTAAATTACTATTCATTTTCCAGTTGGAGGATAAAGCA AGGTTTGAGAAACTCTGTCGAGCTATTCTCGCCAGCATGGAAGTTGAAAACGAGCCTAAA GTCTGGTATGTGTCTTTGGCGCTCTCCAAAGATCTAACAATCCCTTGGCTAAAACAGATCAAAGACGTGCTGTGGACCTGCTGTCAACTACTGAAAAACTTAAAG CCTGATATACTGCAGGACAACAAATTGGTAACACTGTACCTCACCATGCTGGTCACATTCACAGACACATCAACGTGGCGGATTGTGAGAGGGAAGG GGGAAGCCCTCCGGCCGGCCTTGGCGAGAATCTGTGAGAATATCATGGGTTACCTCAATCAAAAGGGATTCTATTCAACACTACAG ATTTTGCTGACCAACGGCTTGGCCCGCTCCAAACCGGCTCTCTCTAAAGGCACTTTAACAGCAATTTTTACTCTCTCGTTACG accaGTCATCGCTGCTCACTTCTCAGACAACCTGCTCCGATCATTCCTCATTCACATTATGTCAGTTCCAGCTGTGACGTCACACCTGTGCGTGCTCGCTCCAGAG TGTATTAGTTCGATCCAGACACATGGGCTTTTAAAGAAGCTCATCGTATTTCTCAGCCGCGAGGAGCAGTGTTCTGATATCTGCGTGTGTCTTGAAGGGAGCCACACACTCTGCTTACTCG GCAACCTGATCCACTTGGGCTTCCTCAACGAGCGAATCATAGAGGAGGAGACCAGCCGCTTTGTGAAGGACTTGACTGACATGCTGTCCTACTGCCAGAGATATGTGTCCCAAAAGAAGTCCAACCTCACCCACTGGCACCCTGTCCTGGGCTGGTTCTCCCAAACTGTGGACTACGG TCTTAACGAATCGATGCCGCTGGTCACCAAGCAGCTGCAGTACCTGTGGGGCGTGCCCGTCATCCGGACCCTCTTCAGTGACGTCCTCTCCAAGAAGCTAGAGAGTCAGGAGCCCAGTTCCTCGCCCGCACTCCCCAGCACATCCCAAAATAACCTGCCGGTTAAAA GCCTTTTCAAGCGGGCGTTTCAGAAGTCCGCCTCCGTACGAAACATCTTGAAACCAGTGGGGGGGAAAAGAGTGGACTCGGTTGAAGTTCAGAAGGTGTGCAGCATTTGTGTCCTCTACCAGACGGCGCTATCCACGCTGACGCAAATACGGCTCCAGATTCTCACCG GTCTGACACATCTGGACGACCTCCTCCCCAAATTGTGGGCTTTCATCTGCGAGCTCGGCCCGCAGGGAGGCCTAAAACTTTTCATGGAGTGTCTAAACAACGACACTGAAGAGTCCAAGCGGCTCCTCGCTATGCTCATGCTGTTCTGCGACTGTTCACGGCACCTCATCAC AATCCTGGATGACATCGAAGTCTACGAAGAGCAGACCTCTTTCAAAATAGAGGAGCTCCTCACCATCTCCTCATTTCTCAACACGTTTGTGTACAAAATGATTTGGGATGGCATTCTGG AGAATGCAAAGGGGGAGAAACTGGAGCTATTCCACAGCGTTCACGGCTGGTTGATGGTCCTTTATGAACGTGACTGTCGCCGACGATTCACCCTCGATGACCACTGGTTACGCAA GGACTTAAAACCCAGTTTGTTGTTCCAAGAGCTTGAGAAAGGCAAGAAACGAGCCCAGCTGTTACTGCAATATATCCCACACGTTATTCCTCATAAAAAT AGGGTTCTGCTGTTTAGGAACATCGTcacgaaagaaaaagagaacCTCGGCTTGGTGGAGACCAGCTCCGCCTCGCCGCACGTCACCCACATTACCATTCGCCGCTCACGCATGTTAGAG GACGGTTACGATCAGCTCCGCCGCTTGCCTGTGAATTCCATAAAAGGCGTCATTCGCGTCAAGTTTGTCAACGACCTGGGAGTGGATGAAGCCGGCATCGACCAAGACGGTGTCTTTAAAGAGTTTCTCGAAGAGATTATTAAGAAAGTGTTCAACCCTGCTCTTAACCTATTCAAG ACGACGAGCGGAGACGAGAGGTTGTACCCGTCGCCGACTTCCTACATCCATGAGAACCACCTGCAGCTGTTCGAGTTTGTGGGGAAGATGTTAGGGAAAGCGGTTTACGAG ggGATTGTGGTGGATGTCCCTTTTGCCTCGTTTTTCCTCAGTCAGGTTTTGGGTCATCATCACAGCACCTTCTATAGTTCCATTGATGAGCTGCCCTCGCTGGACTCGGAGTTTTACAAGAACCTCACGTCCATCAAG CGCTATGACGGAGATGTAGGGGATCTGGGACTTTCGTTGTCTTATGATGAAGATGTTATGGGAGAG CTAGTTTGTCATGAGCTGATACCCGGAGGGAAGACCATGCCTGTCACCAATGAAAATAA GTTCAGCTACATCCACCTCATGGCTCACTTCCGGATGCACACGCAGATTAAGGAGCAAACTGCAGCTTTCATTCGGGGCTTTCGCAGCATCATCAACCCGGAATGGTTGCACATGTTTTCCACGCCCGAGGTTCAGCGTCTGGTCTCGGGAGACAACGCTGAAATTGACTTGGATGACCTCAA GAAGCACACGGTCTACTACGGCGGTTTTCACAGCAGCCACCGCGTCATCATCTGGCTTTGGGACATCTTGTCCAGTGATTTCACAGCTGAGGAGAGGGCAATGTTCCTCAAA TTTGTCACAAGCTGCTCAAGACCTCCTCTCCTAGGTTTTGCCTACCTCAAGCCACCATTTTCGATCCGGTGTGTGGAAGTGTCAGATGATCAG
- the kctd10 gene encoding BTB/POZ domain-containing adapter for CUL3-mediated RhoA degradation protein 3 produces MEEMSGESAVSSAVPAATTRTTSFKGSSPSSKYVKLNVGGALYYTTMQTLTKQDTMLKAMFSGRMEVLTDSEGWILIDRCGKHFGTILNYLRDGAVPLPDSRRETEELLAEAKYYLVQGLADECTAALQNKETYEPLCKVPLMTSSKEEQKLIATSNKPTVKLLYNRSNNKYSYTSNSDDNMLKNIELFDKLSLRFNGRVLFIKDVIGDEICCWSFYGQGRKIAEVCCTSIVYATEKKQTKVEFPEARIYEETLNILLYESHDGRGPDNALLEATGGAAGRSHHLDEDDERERIERVRRIHIKRPDDRTHHHQ; encoded by the exons ATG GAAGAGATGTCAGGAGAGAGTGCCGTGAGCTCGGCAGTGCCGGCAGCTACGACCCGGACGACGTCCTTCAAAGGTTCCAGCCCCAGTTCGAAATATGTGAAGCTAAATGTGGGCGGGGCACTGTACTACACCACGATGCAGACTCTGACCAAGCAGGACACCATGCTGAAAGCCATGTTCAGCGGCCGGATGGAGGTCCTCACTGACAGTGAAG GTTGGATTTTGATCGATCGCTGCGGCAAGCATTTTGGGACAATCCTGAACTACCTGAGAGACGGCGCGGTGCCGTTGCCAGACAGTCGGCGGGAAACCGAGGAGCTGCTCGCTGAGGCCAAGTATTACCTGGTCCAAGGCCTCGCTGATGAATGCACGGCTGCCTTGCAG AACAAAGAAACATATGAACCTCTTTGTAAAGTGCCGCTAATGACGTCATCTAAAGAGGAGCAGAAGCTTATTGCAACTTCAAATAAG CCTACAGTCAAGCTGCTGTATAACAGAAGCAATAACAAATATTCCTACACCAG cAATTCTGACGACAACATGCTGAAAAATATCGAACTGTTTGACAAGCTGTCGTTGCGGTTCAACGGCCGCGTCCTCTTCATCAAAGATGTGATCGGGGATGAGATTTGCTGCTGGTCATTTTACGGGCAGGGCCGGAAGATCGCGGAAGTGTGCTGCACCTCCATCGTTTATGCCACCGAGAAGAAGCAGACGAAG GTGGAGTTCCCCGAGGCCCGCATCTACGAGGAGACCCTGAACATCCTCCTGTACGAATCCCACGACGGGAGGGGGCCGGACAACGCCCTGCTGGAGGCGACGGGGGGCGCCGCGGGACGATCGCATCACCTGGACGAAGACGACGAGCGGGAGCGAATCGAGCGGGTCCGGAGGATCCACATCAAGCGGCCCGACGACCGCACGCACCACCACCAGTGA